The DNA sequence GGATTTCCAGTTAATACAGAGGACTTTTATGGAGAAGCACTACCAGGAGTTTGATgactcagaagaaaacaagctcatctatacttctatttttaatgaatatgtaAGATACTTTTTCCTGGTTTTCGTATgtattgctttttcatttttattaaggCCAGTGTCGGGTTCTGTGTTCCCCCCGCTTTATAAAATACTGGGTTTACACGGCGCAGAGCCAACCTGCTGTCTCTTTCTGAAGCACAGCCATGATCTGCAAGcaagaaagatgttttctggAGCTCTAGgttcctttctctttgtttcaccTGATGTTTTGGAAGTTGCATATGTCTTGAATAGAAATTTAGCCTATTGCTTTAGTAAATAGTGCATTTAACCTGTGTACATAACAAAGTTTGTTCTTCTCCAGTTGTATTATTTAGTGTATTGGACACTTCAGTTACATTCTTCATAATTATGAAACTGTTTCAGCCTACTGGTCAATACCATtaaatgactttaaaataatttattactaGTGTTTGTTCTCTCACCAATATTCCCAGCAAAAATGTTCAGCACAGTGCCTCAGCAGTGGTGTGAATGATTGaaccagcagcacccagctgaGGCATCTGCAGCTGGTTGCCCAGTGAGGATAATAGTGTCAGTAAGGTGTCAGcgtcaggaagatgtgctggtTTGAAGTCTGCTCCTGAAAATTGTTACGGTGTTAtaggggttgtttgtttgggtttttttcagatctctTTAGTAGAGAAATACATTGAAGAAAAATTGCTTGATCGGATTCCTGGTTTTAATATGACTGCTTTCACAATGTCGTTGCAGTAAGTCTCTGCTTTACTTTTGGTTGGGGGGTAGCTCATGTCCCTctcagttatttctttttatctagTTTAGAGCTTAGGTTGGTTcttctttgattttaaaaaaaagtgttcttgcAGGCAATGACTGAccacttttttttgcatttaccATGTCTTGCTACTCTACATTTCTGAATTGTCATGCTGAAATATATTGGGGCTTACAGGGTAGGAAGAGAAATCAGAATGAGAACACTGGAGGGTTTTCATAATCATCGTCCCTTTGAAAGCAGACCCTTCAAAGGTTAAGTCTCATGCATCTCTCTCAGGCTTGTTGTTGGACACTTAAGTATCCTGGTAGCCTTTCAAGAGTCATGTGGTGAAATACCTTTGTGGCAATTGTTGTACAAAGTGctcagagaagagtttggttgTCTTAAGCTTTTGCATTTGGTCACTTTAGCTTAACCAGCTTCCCGAAGAGATCACTTTTGAAAGATCACTGGTTTTCCCCTTGAATAAGAAAATCAAGTGTAATTGGGAACTGAATATCTTAAAATATTGtaatcaatttaattttatgtttttaaaaataagatattgGGAAGTTACTATGAATGCACGTAGTATGCTTAGAAGATGGAAAAGCTCCTTTTCATAAgaagtaaataataatttaaaaagccccatgcacacaaaacccaacccTTGACTGTTCAGAAAGTCTCACTGAAATATGCCGatacaggatcacagaatctTGCTTCCAAAATGGTTTCATCAAAAGTCCTCTACCAAGTATCATCAGTCCAGTCCCTTGCTCTTCAGGAATGTGTTTGAGTATTCTGTGCTGCTCCCCAACCGTTCTCACCTTCCAAGAGCCTGTCTAGCTATTTCAGCGCTCaagataaataaatagataaatgcCAGTGGAGTGTTAATTCTGATGATTTACAGGTCAGTTTCTTTGTCTGGTTTTCAAGGACTGGTGTGATGTTCTTACATCTTGGATTTAGATAAATATAATATCTTCATGTATTTGGACTGGAAATACTGCAAGGTAATATTTGGCTAAAGTTTCGCTTTATGCTAGACCTGTAATAACATTCTCGCTTGAATTTTGATATTGTTCTACTTGTCCCAATATAATTcataccatttaaaaataaagaatttatttccCACAGAATTTTCTAATTCCCCAACTCTTTCCACAGACAGCACAAAGATGAAATGGCAGGTGATATATTTGATATGCTCCTCACATTCACTGACTTTCTGGCTTTCAAAGAAATGTTCTTGGATTACAGAGCTGTAAGTATGTCACATTGTTTATTTCCATTGGCGTAATggctgttggttttgtgtggctCTGCCTGAGGGTACCAAAGGCAGTGTTACTACAGTAGGCAGCAGCATTTATTCAAACATGTACAgagtcaaaaggaaaataacttcaCTGAGGGGCTATTTAAACtcaaaatgcacatttaataATTTCTAGAAAACAGGAATAAAGCTGGCAGGTGGACCAGTTCTTCAGAAAGACAAACTTTCTGCATCTTTAATGTTGAATTCCAGCTGAACATAAGGGAACACTttttcatggtgagggtgatggagcagtggcacaggctgcccagagaggttatggagtctccatccttggagatactcagaAGCCATCTGGACACGGTCCTGAGTGGCCCTGCGTGAACAGGGGGTTGGACCGATGActtccagagatcccttcccaCCTTGACCGTTCTGTGAGCCTGTGGCatggggttttgttgttatttggtTGAGGGTTTTTTCAGCCAATCCAAAATTAGCTTTTTAAGCTTGTTCCCTTTGTATTTCTCCTCCTGTCTGTCCAGGGTGgagaaacaaaccaacaaaagtATTAAGGTTTTGGATGAGCCCTTTCCTAGGGAAATTAAATACATGTAAAGTCTTTCCAGTCACAATTTACAAAGGAGCAAAAGAGTCGAAATTGTTGGCAGAATTGTGTCCTCTGCTGCCTCCCCccacattttcagttttatgaaaACAGGTAGAGGTTGAGGAGAACGAGACAGTCCATGTCTCAGCAGCAGGGATGATTTCAGTTGGGGTTTGCAAACCCCAGGAGCTGGATTTCACTGGTTCTTCAAGCACTGGCTGAACCTGCTGGCTGAGCATTCCTGATTGGGAGCGAACCCAGCTCCGCTCTGACCTGGACTCTTCTTGAGGTTTGGGTTCA is a window from the Caloenas nicobarica isolate bCalNic1 chromosome 9, bCalNic1.hap1, whole genome shotgun sequence genome containing:
- the ARL2BP gene encoding ADP-ribosylation factor-like protein 2-binding protein isoform X2 is translated as METSDEESFGVAVSSPSDAEFDAVIGYLEDIIMDEDFQLIQRTFMEKHYQEFDDSEENKLIYTSIFNEYISLVEKYIEEKLLDRIPGFNMTAFTMSLQQHKDEMAGDIFDMLLTFTDFLAFKEMFLDYRAEKEGRSLDLSSGLVVTSLNKSSISSS
- the ARL2BP gene encoding ADP-ribosylation factor-like protein 2-binding protein isoform X1, whose protein sequence is MRIPVKQSVPWIVFSSPSDAEFDAVIGYLEDIIMDEDFQLIQRTFMEKHYQEFDDSEENKLIYTSIFNEYISLVEKYIEEKLLDRIPGFNMTAFTMSLQQHKDEMAGDIFDMLLTFTDFLAFKEMFLDYRAEKEGRSLDLSSGLVVTSLNKSSISSS